One Ethanoligenens harbinense YUAN-3 genomic window carries:
- a CDS encoding DUF2508 family protein — translation MEGVIAGFLETAVHLRRTAAGQDGHMQLLDEIEAVKARLEHVSARFDLQSDPDLLEECIYEMQALTARYRYLTREARRQGVTRRPAASLQRL, via the coding sequence ATGGAAGGCGTAATCGCAGGCTTTTTGGAAACGGCGGTGCATCTGCGCCGCACGGCGGCGGGGCAGGATGGGCACATGCAGCTTCTGGATGAGATCGAGGCGGTGAAAGCACGGCTGGAGCATGTTTCGGCACGTTTTGACCTGCAAAGCGATCCCGACCTGCTGGAAGAATGCATCTATGAGATGCAGGCGCTGACGGCGCGTTATCGTTATCTCACGCGGGAGGCGCGCAGGCAGGGCGTAACACGGCGGCCGGCTGCAAGTTTACAGCGCCTGTAA
- a CDS encoding recombinase family protein, with protein sequence MHIAAYCRVSTDKADQLNSLEAQKRFFAEYTEKTGHALVRLYADEGISGTKIKKRREFQRLMRDAETGLFDMVVVKDISRFARNTVDLLQSIRKLKSLGIETLFLTANMTSMGNSEFVLTIFGALAQEESANTSKRVKFGKKLNAEKGRVPNIVFGYDKTPGDYFNLSVNEAEAAAVRQIYHWYAEEGYGASKIARMLNAKSLRTKRGCIWSQNAVCRILTNELYAGKIINGKQEVADFLTGVRAEKDETEWMVTDRPDLRIVAPELFKKAGQVMRERGKTFKVNKERQSNKYLFSTLIKCKECGWSFRRSVRTYKNTYVRWVCSGHNGKGADSCPNKTGVDEDALVGALNAYFAEVLKSRKNIVRYVVSEFNRLYKAKSDHAEYGRELQQKLTRLQRTRQKYMDLYADGLISREEINEKIGGMREEAERLENDRKLAELNIDKSDRLEGIIRKTFQTIESITDVRQLTNAQLKQIIRKIEVDKDGNVDVHLRLLGDLGLNQTVPIRDSGT encoded by the coding sequence ATGCACATCGCCGCCTATTGCCGCGTTTCTACGGACAAGGCCGACCAGCTCAACAGTCTGGAGGCACAGAAACGCTTTTTTGCCGAATACACGGAAAAGACCGGCCATGCGCTGGTGCGCCTGTACGCGGATGAGGGCATTTCCGGCACCAAAATCAAGAAGCGCAGGGAGTTCCAGCGCCTGATGCGCGATGCGGAGACCGGCCTGTTCGATATGGTGGTGGTCAAGGACATCTCCCGTTTTGCGCGCAACACGGTCGATCTTTTGCAGAGCATCCGCAAGCTGAAAAGTCTTGGCATCGAGACGCTGTTTCTTACGGCCAACATGACCTCGATGGGCAACAGCGAATTCGTGCTGACGATTTTCGGGGCGCTGGCGCAGGAAGAGAGTGCCAACACCTCCAAGCGTGTAAAGTTCGGCAAGAAGCTGAACGCCGAAAAAGGCCGCGTGCCGAACATCGTGTTTGGTTATGACAAAACGCCCGGCGATTACTTCAACCTCTCCGTCAATGAGGCGGAGGCCGCCGCTGTGCGGCAGATCTATCACTGGTATGCGGAGGAGGGCTACGGCGCGTCCAAAATCGCCAGAATGCTCAATGCGAAAAGCCTGCGCACCAAGCGCGGCTGTATCTGGTCGCAGAACGCCGTCTGCCGCATCCTGACAAACGAGCTGTACGCCGGCAAGATCATCAACGGCAAGCAGGAAGTCGCTGATTTCCTGACGGGCGTGCGCGCCGAAAAGGACGAGACGGAATGGATGGTGACCGACCGCCCCGACCTGCGCATCGTCGCGCCGGAGCTGTTTAAAAAAGCCGGGCAGGTCATGCGCGAGCGCGGCAAAACCTTCAAGGTGAACAAGGAGCGGCAAAGCAACAAGTATTTGTTTTCCACCCTCATCAAGTGCAAGGAGTGCGGTTGGTCGTTCCGGCGCTCGGTGCGTACTTATAAAAATACGTATGTTCGCTGGGTGTGCAGCGGGCACAACGGCAAAGGGGCGGATTCCTGCCCGAACAAAACCGGTGTGGATGAGGACGCGCTCGTCGGCGCGCTGAACGCCTATTTTGCAGAGGTGCTCAAGTCCCGGAAGAACATCGTCCGGTATGTGGTAAGCGAGTTCAACCGGCTCTACAAGGCAAAAAGCGACCATGCGGAATACGGCCGGGAATTGCAGCAGAAGCTTACACGGCTTCAGAGGACACGCCAGAAATACATGGACCTGTACGCCGACGGGTTGATTTCCCGCGAGGAAATCAATGAAAAAATAGGCGGCATGCGCGAAGAAGCCGAGCGGCTGGAAAACGATCGGAAGCTGGCGGAGCTGAACATCGACAAGAGCGACCGGTTGGAGGGCATTATTCGCAAGACGTTCCAGACCATCGAGAGCATCACGGACGTGCGCCAGCTCACCAACGCCCAGCTCAAGCAGATTATCCGGAAGATCGAGGTGGACAAGGACGGCAACGTGGACGTCCACCTGCGCCTGCTGGGTGATCTGGGTTTGAATCAGACCGTTCCGATTCGTGACAGCGGTACATAA
- a CDS encoding biotin transporter BioY, which yields MIMTSRTYAHPRTAATVYIALFAVLIAVCSWISIPGIVPFTLQTFAIFCTVGLLGGKRGTVSVLVYILLGIIGIPVFAGFSGGIGALLGPTGGYIIGFVFLALVYWLITKLLGTKLLFTIIAMAVGLLTVYAFGTVWFMVVYSQKSGAVSLIATLGWCVFPFIIPDLIKMAISIFLVKRLSSHVQL from the coding sequence ATGATCATGACAAGTAGAACGTACGCGCATCCAAGAACCGCCGCCACCGTCTATATCGCATTGTTTGCGGTCCTGATCGCCGTTTGCTCATGGATTTCCATCCCGGGTATCGTCCCCTTTACCTTGCAGACCTTTGCTATTTTTTGTACGGTCGGATTATTGGGAGGGAAACGTGGTACGGTTTCGGTTCTGGTGTACATATTACTTGGCATCATCGGCATACCGGTATTTGCCGGATTTTCCGGAGGCATCGGTGCCTTGTTAGGGCCAACCGGCGGATACATCATCGGTTTTGTGTTTTTGGCACTTGTATACTGGTTGATTACGAAATTGCTTGGCACAAAATTATTGTTTACCATCATTGCAATGGCAGTAGGTCTTCTGACTGTTTACGCGTTTGGCACCGTTTGGTTCATGGTCGTTTATTCACAGAAATCCGGTGCCGTCAGCTTGATCGCCACTCTTGGATGGTGTGTGTTTCCATTCATCATTCCAGATCTGATCAAAATGGCAATTTCCATATTCCTTGTAAAAAGGTTGTCAAGCCATGTTCAATTATAA
- a CDS encoding HD-GYP domain-containing protein, which translates to MQDTVTLPKKVYKALIIAAGVCTLAYLTATSPFSGNWWPFLFLCLLAIVTETQTILIGAVGFSITIAVILCAMLTCNITETAWISALSVLGTYSSGRDRRSLTIFNIPVSATLFNASSYELSLLAAYAVYRALGGYILPLGISFNTVMRDINGIALPLIVSIFVFVMADTVIVSIFMYLRYRENFAKIWVSNLPRMVMSTFFVGLIGIIITAVYIAYGWFLVLVLFVPFLLARYVFSMYKDLQENYLQTITSLSTAIETKDSYTNGHSRRVEFYSGIIAVELGLSSRHCQMLRYAALLHDIGKIAVDESILHKVDPLTKEEMEVLRRHPANGEHILEEIKFLSCAAKIIRSHHEWYNGEGYPDGLSGKAIPLEAQILAVADSYDAMTSDRPYRRAFSHEEAMTELFACAGSQFAPEIVSAFEKAMKKRGDKPYVI; encoded by the coding sequence ATGCAAGATACTGTCACACTTCCCAAGAAAGTCTATAAGGCTCTGATTATTGCGGCTGGAGTCTGCACTCTGGCTTATCTGACCGCCACCAGCCCCTTTTCGGGTAACTGGTGGCCTTTTCTTTTTCTGTGTCTTCTTGCCATCGTTACGGAAACGCAGACTATTCTAATCGGTGCGGTTGGATTTTCCATCACCATCGCGGTAATCCTCTGTGCCATGCTCACCTGCAATATTACGGAGACGGCGTGGATCTCCGCTCTTTCGGTGCTTGGCACGTATTCCAGCGGCAGAGACCGGCGAAGCTTGACCATCTTCAACATACCGGTTTCCGCCACGCTGTTCAACGCTTCTAGCTATGAACTGAGCCTCCTGGCGGCCTATGCGGTCTACCGGGCTCTGGGAGGCTACATTCTTCCACTTGGCATTTCTTTCAACACTGTGATGCGGGATATAAACGGGATCGCACTGCCGCTGATCGTCTCCATTTTCGTTTTTGTTATGGCCGACACCGTGATCGTATCCATTTTTATGTACCTTCGGTACCGGGAAAACTTTGCAAAGATTTGGGTATCAAACCTGCCCCGAATGGTGATGAGCACTTTTTTTGTGGGGCTCATCGGCATCATCATCACGGCGGTCTACATAGCCTACGGCTGGTTTCTGGTGTTGGTGCTGTTCGTGCCGTTTTTGCTGGCCCGCTATGTTTTCAGCATGTATAAAGACCTGCAGGAAAACTATCTGCAGACCATCACCAGCCTTTCTACGGCCATTGAAACCAAAGATTCCTATACCAACGGCCATTCCCGCCGCGTGGAGTTTTACAGCGGGATCATCGCCGTGGAGCTTGGCCTGAGCTCCAGGCACTGCCAGATGCTGCGCTATGCGGCACTGCTCCACGATATCGGGAAGATCGCCGTCGATGAAAGCATTCTGCATAAAGTTGATCCGCTTACGAAGGAAGAAATGGAAGTGCTCCGACGCCACCCTGCCAACGGCGAGCATATCCTCGAAGAGATCAAGTTCCTCTCGTGTGCGGCCAAGATCATCCGCTCCCACCATGAGTGGTACAACGGGGAAGGCTACCCGGACGGGCTGTCCGGCAAGGCGATCCCCCTGGAAGCGCAAATTCTTGCGGTGGCGGACAGCTATGACGCGATGACGTCCGACAGGCCCTACCGCCGTGCTTTCAGTCACGAGGAGGCCATGACGGAACTTTTTGCATGCGCAGGGAGCCAGTTTGCTCCGGAAATCGTTTCCGCTTTCGAAAAAGCCATGAAAAAAAGAGGGGACAAGCCATATGTTATTTGA
- the fsa gene encoding fructose-6-phosphate aldolase, translating into MKLFVDTANVDEIRWANDLGVICGVTTNPSLIAKSGRIFEEVVREITTIVDGPISAEVVSLEAEKMVEEALPLAAIHPNIVIKLPLCAEGLKATKRLAAKGIHTNVTLVFSAAQALLAARAGATYVSPFLGRVDDISWEGMTLVRDIAEIFKVHGIPTEIIAASIRSPLHVTEAAKAGAHIATVPYKVILQMIEHPLTKIGVERFLKDWESVPKA; encoded by the coding sequence ATGAAACTGTTTGTGGATACGGCCAATGTGGACGAGATCCGCTGGGCGAACGACCTGGGTGTGATTTGCGGCGTGACGACCAACCCGTCGCTGATTGCCAAATCGGGGAGGATCTTTGAGGAAGTGGTGCGGGAGATCACCACCATCGTGGACGGCCCGATCTCCGCAGAGGTGGTTTCGCTCGAGGCGGAAAAAATGGTGGAGGAGGCGCTGCCGCTGGCGGCCATCCACCCGAATATCGTAATCAAGCTGCCGCTGTGCGCGGAGGGGCTGAAAGCGACCAAACGGCTGGCGGCCAAAGGCATCCACACGAATGTGACGCTGGTGTTTTCGGCGGCGCAGGCCCTGCTGGCGGCGCGCGCTGGCGCGACGTATGTCAGCCCGTTCCTTGGGCGGGTGGACGATATTTCGTGGGAGGGGATGACCCTCGTGCGGGACATCGCGGAAATTTTCAAGGTCCATGGTATCCCGACGGAAATCATCGCGGCGAGCATCCGCAGCCCGCTGCATGTGACGGAGGCGGCGAAGGCGGGCGCGCATATTGCCACCGTGCCCTATAAGGTCATCCTCCAGATGATCGAGCATCCGCTGACGAAGATCGGCGTCGAGCGTTTCCTGAAAGACTGGGAGAGCGTGCCGAAAGCATAA
- a CDS encoding pro-sigmaK processing inhibitor BofA family protein: MQMLAATVSAGIGHYLLYGGIAVLCGLLILLLRNPRALGKWALGGVGGCVALWAVNAAGAFTGVSVACNLWTVGAAIVLGLPGVVSLFFLKLLLRM; the protein is encoded by the coding sequence ATGCAGATGTTGGCGGCCACGGTTTCTGCCGGCATTGGGCACTACCTGCTCTATGGCGGCATCGCCGTGCTGTGCGGGCTGCTCATTCTGTTGCTTCGCAACCCGCGCGCACTGGGAAAATGGGCGCTTGGCGGCGTCGGCGGCTGTGTGGCGCTTTGGGCCGTGAATGCGGCGGGCGCTTTCACCGGTGTAAGCGTCGCGTGCAATCTTTGGACGGTGGGGGCGGCGATTGTGCTCGGTTTGCCCGGCGTTGTAAGCCTGTTTTTTCTCAAACTGCTGCTGCGGATGTAA
- a CDS encoding polysaccharide biosynthesis protein, with product MRVFHKMLSAVLYVVWDVAAAAAAVVIGLGLRFGFDNAALKPGFYASRAEFILLAVVVLLLCNVLFRCYNDVWSRSGLPEYLRQIGSVATSTAILLLCAAIFQFVPFEILIIIAMLELIFVLTVRASVRVATWLQTRVRSIRIRSRMTRVVIYGAGEAGTNLLHKLANNPEEHRLPVCFIDDNQGMWGKKVGGLPVVGGRDRLGEAIRTYNAGEVILAISSAGHDMLKELLIICHGMHCPLRRFGTIDEVNESSFSNAKISDLNLEDLLKRDSVQLNMRAVQDFVAGKTVLVTGGAGSIGSEICRQVLAFGARRLLVFDIFENGLYEINNELGALYPAERYRLLLGSIRDAARLEEVFARYRPEVVFHAAAHKHVPMMEYNPMEALKNNVFGTLNVAKAAIDAHAEKFILISTDKAVNPANIMGASKRIAELCVQLLNRESRTELAAVRFGNVLGSSGSVVPFFKKQIERGGPVTVTHPKMRRYFMTIPEAVQLVLEAGAMARGGEIFVLDMGEPVLIYDLACDLIRLSGYEPDKDIRIEFTGLRPGEKLFEEISLAEEDVSKTPNDKIYICRPGGFDEQRIRELVELLRGYLKKGDDAGAFACVRALVPTFKSAGAPCDCGKEAPTWNTSA from the coding sequence ATGCGCGTGTTTCATAAAATGCTTTCGGCAGTGCTCTATGTCGTGTGGGATGTGGCCGCGGCGGCCGCGGCGGTCGTCATCGGTCTGGGTCTGCGGTTCGGCTTTGATAATGCCGCGCTGAAGCCGGGTTTTTATGCGTCGCGCGCGGAATTCATCCTGCTGGCTGTCGTCGTGCTTTTGCTGTGCAACGTGCTGTTCCGTTGCTATAACGACGTATGGAGCCGGTCGGGCCTGCCGGAATATCTGCGGCAGATCGGTTCGGTGGCCACCTCCACGGCGATCCTGCTGCTTTGCGCGGCCATTTTCCAGTTTGTTCCGTTTGAGATCCTGATCATCATCGCCATGCTCGAGCTGATTTTTGTGCTGACGGTGCGGGCATCGGTGCGGGTGGCCACCTGGCTGCAAACGCGCGTGCGTTCCATCCGCATCCGCAGCCGAATGACACGGGTGGTCATCTACGGCGCGGGCGAAGCCGGCACCAACCTGCTGCACAAGCTGGCGAACAACCCCGAGGAACACCGCCTTCCGGTTTGCTTCATCGACGACAACCAGGGCATGTGGGGCAAAAAGGTGGGCGGGCTGCCGGTCGTTGGCGGGCGGGACAGGCTGGGGGAGGCCATCCGGACCTATAATGCCGGGGAGGTCATCCTTGCGATCAGTTCCGCAGGGCACGACATGCTCAAAGAACTGCTCATCATCTGCCACGGCATGCACTGCCCGCTTAGACGGTTTGGCACCATTGACGAGGTCAATGAGAGCAGTTTCAGTAATGCCAAAATTTCCGACCTGAACCTGGAGGATCTGCTCAAGCGCGACAGCGTGCAGTTGAACATGCGGGCCGTGCAGGATTTCGTGGCCGGCAAGACCGTGTTGGTTACCGGGGGCGCAGGCTCCATCGGCTCGGAGATCTGCCGGCAGGTGCTGGCGTTTGGCGCCCGCAGGCTGCTGGTCTTTGATATTTTTGAAAACGGCCTGTATGAGATCAACAACGAACTGGGCGCGCTCTATCCGGCCGAGCGTTATCGCCTGCTGCTCGGCTCCATCCGCGACGCCGCCCGCCTTGAAGAGGTCTTTGCGCGCTACCGTCCGGAGGTCGTCTTTCATGCGGCGGCGCACAAGCATGTGCCCATGATGGAATACAACCCGATGGAGGCGCTGAAGAATAACGTCTTTGGCACCCTCAACGTGGCGAAGGCCGCCATTGACGCACACGCTGAAAAATTCATCCTCATCTCCACGGACAAGGCGGTCAATCCCGCCAACATTATGGGCGCGTCCAAGCGTATCGCCGAGCTGTGTGTCCAGTTGCTCAACCGCGAGTCCCGCACCGAACTGGCTGCCGTGCGGTTCGGCAATGTGCTGGGCAGCAGCGGCAGCGTGGTGCCGTTTTTTAAAAAACAGATCGAGCGCGGCGGGCCGGTCACCGTCACCCACCCCAAGATGCGCCGCTATTTCATGACGATCCCGGAGGCGGTGCAACTGGTGCTGGAGGCCGGCGCAATGGCGCGCGGCGGCGAGATCTTCGTGCTGGATATGGGCGAGCCGGTGCTGATTTACGACTTGGCTTGCGATCTCATCCGCCTGTCCGGTTATGAGCCGGACAAGGACATCCGCATTGAATTCACCGGACTGCGGCCGGGTGAAAAACTCTTTGAGGAGATCAGTCTGGCCGAGGAAGATGTGTCCAAGACCCCGAACGACAAGATCTATATTTGCAGGCCGGGGGGATTTGACGAGCAGCGTATCCGCGAGCTGGTGGAACTGCTGCGCGGCTATCTGAAAAAGGGGGATGACGCGGGCGCATTCGCCTGTGTGCGCGCGCTGGTTCCCACCTTTAAAAGCGCGGGCGCCCCGTGCGACTGCGGAAAGGAGGCGCCGACATGGAATACGAGCGCCTGA
- a CDS encoding DUF5317 domain-containing protein, translating into MLFDAAVCGLLVGILAGGSFKHLLEMPLRHLWLLVGSVLVSQLPRIMFIAVALSRLGTPGAVCFALVRYGLLLGFVAVNYRCISVDIIGAGGALNMLVTLANGGRMPVVASAIGGSSPRYAENELLKSGQILNYTLTDAHTRLAFLCDRLEIPFYDWLLRRVHYYLSIGDVLIAVGVFLLIVTLMKPTRLKKLRRGKTGG; encoded by the coding sequence ATGTTATTTGATGCGGCTGTATGCGGCCTGTTGGTGGGCATCCTGGCAGGGGGCAGTTTTAAGCATTTGCTTGAAATGCCGCTTCGGCACCTGTGGCTTTTGGTGGGCTCCGTTCTGGTCAGCCAGCTCCCGCGCATTATGTTCATCGCAGTGGCGCTTTCCCGCCTCGGCACGCCCGGCGCCGTCTGCTTCGCACTTGTTCGCTATGGGCTGCTGCTCGGGTTCGTGGCGGTCAACTACCGGTGCATTTCGGTGGATATCATTGGCGCCGGCGGCGCACTCAACATGCTGGTCACATTGGCCAACGGCGGCCGGATGCCCGTGGTGGCGAGTGCAATCGGCGGAAGTTCGCCGCGGTATGCCGAAAACGAATTGCTCAAAAGCGGACAGATTCTGAACTATACGCTGACGGATGCCCACACGCGTCTCGCTTTCCTATGCGACCGGTTGGAAATCCCGTTTTATGACTGGCTTCTCCGTCGCGTCCATTATTATCTCAGCATCGGCGATGTTTTGATTGCCGTGGGCGTTTTTCTGTTGATCGTAACGCTTATGAAACCGACGCGGCTGAAAAAGCTGCGAAGAGGAAAAACAGGCGGTTGA
- a CDS encoding DUF1284 domain-containing protein, with the protein MFNYKLHPHHGVCIAFFEGKGYSPSFIQNMQAVINLLDNSAQIQLVTGKDVICSECPNIRNNQCIHQKTVVRFDRAVLAACHLHAGQILKWTDFKQMVFSHIISRGTIRSICGGCQWEMLCHNKADKLARMSI; encoded by the coding sequence ATGTTCAATTATAAACTACATCCTCACCATGGTGTTTGCATTGCCTTTTTTGAAGGGAAAGGATACTCACCTTCTTTTATCCAAAACATGCAAGCGGTGATCAATTTGCTCGATAACTCCGCACAAATTCAACTTGTAACCGGCAAAGATGTGATCTGTTCCGAATGCCCAAATATCCGGAACAATCAATGTATCCACCAAAAAACCGTTGTCCGATTTGACAGAGCCGTATTGGCCGCCTGCCATCTGCATGCCGGACAAATCCTCAAATGGACAGATTTCAAACAGATGGTTTTCTCCCACATAATTAGCCGGGGCACTATACGTTCTATCTGTGGAGGATGCCAATGGGAAATGCTTTGCCATAACAAAGCAGATAAACTCGCCCGTATGAGTATTTAA